One window of the Roseovarius sp. THAF9 genome contains the following:
- a CDS encoding sigma-54 dependent transcriptional regulator — protein sequence MPTAMKIAIIDDEKDMRQSISQWLALSGYDTEAFPSAEEALKVLGPDYPGIVVTDIKMPGMDGMQFLKKLMGSDSSLPVIMITGHGDVPMAVEAMRVGAYDFLEKPFNPDRMNELAKRATNARRMVLDSRALRRELSDGGQLMKKLIGASPVMERLKEDILDLGQADGHVLIEGETGTGKTLVAHALHAVGARAGKKFVLISCSGMEEDALMKRLFGPMQPDDTRLPAVEEARGGTLVLEDIEKLSDASQAKLLSFVNDEGTPPETRVVAISNMQEQDRTCEDALRSDLFYRLGALRITVPPLRQRGEDILTLFTRFSDAFADDYGCEAPQVSAQEAAQLLQAPWPGNVRQLINIAERAVLQSRRGSGTIASLLMSDHQDMQPVMTTEGKPLKEYVEAFERMLIDNTMRRHKGSIASVMDELCLPRRTLNEKMAKYGLQRSDYL from the coding sequence ATGCCGACCGCCATGAAAATCGCCATCATCGACGACGAAAAGGATATGCGCCAGTCGATCAGCCAGTGGCTGGCCCTGTCGGGCTACGACACCGAGGCGTTCCCCTCCGCCGAAGAAGCGCTCAAGGTGCTGGGGCCGGATTACCCCGGCATCGTCGTGACGGACATCAAGATGCCCGGCATGGACGGGATGCAGTTCCTAAAGAAACTGATGGGCAGCGACAGCTCTCTGCCCGTGATCATGATCACCGGCCACGGCGATGTGCCCATGGCGGTCGAGGCGATGCGCGTGGGCGCTTACGATTTCCTCGAAAAGCCGTTCAATCCCGACCGGATGAACGAATTGGCCAAGCGCGCCACCAACGCGCGCCGCATGGTGCTGGACAGCCGCGCGCTGCGGCGCGAGCTTTCCGATGGCGGCCAGCTGATGAAGAAACTCATCGGCGCCTCGCCCGTGATGGAGCGTCTCAAGGAAGACATCCTCGACTTGGGCCAGGCCGACGGCCATGTCCTGATCGAGGGCGAGACCGGCACCGGCAAGACCCTCGTGGCCCACGCCCTGCACGCCGTCGGCGCCCGCGCGGGCAAGAAATTCGTACTGATCTCCTGCTCGGGGATGGAAGAAGACGCCCTGATGAAGCGCCTTTTCGGCCCGATGCAGCCCGACGATACCCGCCTGCCTGCGGTGGAAGAGGCCCGCGGCGGCACGCTGGTGCTGGAGGATATCGAGAAACTCAGCGATGCCTCGCAGGCCAAGCTGCTGAGTTTTGTCAACGACGAAGGCACCCCGCCCGAAACCCGGGTCGTGGCCATTTCCAACATGCAGGAGCAGGACCGCACCTGCGAGGATGCACTGCGTTCGGATCTATTCTACCGCCTCGGCGCGCTGCGTATCACCGTGCCGCCCCTGCGCCAGCGGGGCGAGGATATCCTGACGCTCTTCACCCGCTTTTCCGACGCCTTTGCCGACGATTATGGTTGCGAGGCGCCGCAGGTCTCCGCGCAAGAGGCCGCGCAACTGCTGCAGGCACCGTGGCCCGGCAATGTGCGGCAACTCATCAACATCGCCGAACGCGCCGTGCTGCAATCGCGCCGCGGCTCGGGCACCATCGCCTCGCTGCTGATGTCCGACCACCAGGACATGCAGCCGGTGATGACCACCGAGGGCAAGCCGCTCAAGGAATATGTCGAGGCGTTCGAGCGCATGCTGATCGACAACACCATGCGCCGCCACAAGGGCTCGATCGCCTCGGTCATGGATGAACTATGCCTGCCGCGCCGCACCCTGAACGAGAAGATGGCGAAATACGGCCTGCAACGCTCGGACTACCTCTGA
- a CDS encoding SDR family NAD(P)-dependent oxidoreductase, with the protein MTRTAIITGAGSGIGAATAKRFAEDGWNVVLNGRTRDKLDAVAGELPEMGVRVVDGDVSKPDDAERLVTEAVESFGGLTCLVNNAGIARGGAPGDLSLEDFNAQMNINAGGVFNCVTAALPELKKADGACIVNTSSVSGLGGDWTMFGYNASKGAVSNMTRAMALDLAPDIRVNAVAPSLTDTEMTAGMQDDTDLMTRFAERIPMGRGAQPAEVASVIAFLASHDARFVNGVVLPVDGGLSASNGQPNFAA; encoded by the coding sequence ATGACCCGTACAGCAATCATCACCGGCGCCGGCTCGGGCATCGGCGCCGCCACTGCCAAACGCTTTGCCGAGGACGGCTGGAACGTCGTCCTGAACGGCCGCACCCGTGACAAGCTTGACGCCGTCGCGGGCGAGCTGCCGGAAATGGGCGTCCGGGTCGTCGATGGCGACGTGTCCAAACCCGACGATGCCGAGCGGCTGGTCACCGAAGCCGTCGAGAGCTTCGGCGGCCTTACCTGTCTGGTAAACAACGCCGGCATCGCACGCGGCGGTGCGCCCGGCGACCTCAGCCTTGAGGATTTCAACGCCCAGATGAACATCAATGCCGGCGGCGTCTTCAACTGCGTGACCGCGGCCCTGCCGGAACTGAAAAAGGCCGATGGCGCGTGCATCGTCAACACGTCCTCGGTCTCCGGCCTTGGCGGCGACTGGACGATGTTCGGCTACAATGCCTCCAAGGGCGCGGTCAGCAACATGACCCGTGCCATGGCGCTGGACCTCGCGCCGGACATCCGCGTCAACGCCGTGGCACCGTCGCTGACCGACACCGAGATGACCGCGGGCATGCAGGACGACACCGACCTTATGACCCGCTTTGCCGAGCGCATCCCGATGGGCCGCGGGGCGCAACCCGCCGAAGTGGCCAGCGTTATCGCCTTTCTGGCCTCGCATGATGCTCGGTTCGTGAACGGCGTGGTCCTGCCCGTGGATGGCGGGCTTTCGGCCTCGAACGGTCAGCCGAACTTCGCGGCCTGA
- the purQ gene encoding phosphoribosylformylglycinamidine synthase subunit PurQ codes for MHAAVIVFPGSNCDRDMKVAFENAGAKVSMVWHKDTEMPAGVDVIGVPGGFSFGDYLRCGAIAANSPICQSVKSHADKGGYVLGICNGFQVLTETGLLPGVLLRNSGLKYVCKALDLKVETSNSAYTSGYNAGTTITIPIAHHDGNYYADDDTLARLNDDDRVAFRYVENPNGSQQDIAGILSENRRVLGMMPHPERMAEETHGNTEGATLFTSLVGSLETA; via the coding sequence ATGCACGCCGCCGTCATCGTCTTTCCCGGCTCCAACTGCGACCGTGACATGAAGGTCGCGTTCGAGAACGCGGGCGCAAAGGTCTCGATGGTCTGGCACAAGGACACCGAGATGCCCGCCGGGGTCGACGTGATCGGCGTGCCCGGCGGTTTTTCCTTCGGCGATTACCTGCGCTGCGGCGCGATTGCGGCGAACTCGCCCATCTGCCAATCCGTGAAGTCCCACGCCGACAAGGGCGGCTACGTGCTGGGCATCTGCAACGGCTTCCAGGTGCTGACGGAAACCGGCCTTCTGCCGGGCGTACTGCTGCGCAATTCCGGGTTGAAGTATGTCTGCAAAGCCCTTGATCTGAAAGTGGAAACTTCGAATTCCGCCTACACGTCGGGCTATAACGCGGGCACCACGATCACTATCCCCATCGCGCATCACGACGGCAATTACTACGCCGACGACGACACGCTTGCGCGGCTCAATGACGACGACCGCGTCGCCTTCCGCTACGTGGAAAACCCCAACGGCTCGCAGCAGGACATCGCAGGCATCCTGTCGGAAAACCGCCGCGTGCTGGGCATGATGCCCCATCCCGAGCGGATGGCCGAGGAAACCCACGGCAACACCGAGGGCGCGACTCTCTTCACCAGCCTTGTCGGCAGCCTGGAAACCGCCTGA
- the purS gene encoding phosphoribosylformylglycinamidine synthase subunit PurS codes for MKARVHVMLKNGVLDPQGEAVRHALGSLGFDGVEGVRQGKIIELDLTETDPGKAKETVTAMCEKLLANTVIESYSVEIA; via the coding sequence ATGAAAGCCCGCGTACACGTCATGCTGAAAAACGGGGTCCTCGACCCGCAAGGCGAGGCCGTGCGCCACGCGCTCGGCTCGCTGGGCTTCGACGGAGTCGAAGGCGTGCGCCAGGGCAAGATCATCGAACTGGACCTGACCGAGACCGATCCGGGCAAGGCGAAAGAGACCGTCACGGCCATGTGCGAAAAACTGCTGGCGAATACGGTCATCGAGTCCTATTCGGTGGAGATCGCCTGA
- the bmt gene encoding betaine--homocysteine S-methyltransferase encodes MTNALSKMMAGRDWILADGATGTNLFNMGLSSGDAPEMWNVEHPDRIEKLYAMAVDAGSDLFLTNSFGGNAARLKLHGAQKRARELSRVSAEIGREVADRRDRAVVVAGSVGPTGEIMAPMGSLTHDLAVEIFHEQAEGLKEGGADVLWLETISAPEEYEAAAEAFKLADMPWCGTMSFDTAGRTMMGLTSADMAVMVEKLDHKPLAFGANCGVGASDLMRTVLGFVAQGTERPIVAKGNAGIPKYVDGHIHYNGTPDLMADYAVLARDAGATIIGGCCGTMPEHLSKMREALETRPRGDRPTLEQITEALGAFSSAVDGTEDDSGDTPQPTRRNRRRRG; translated from the coding sequence ATGACCAACGCATTGAGCAAAATGATGGCCGGGCGGGACTGGATCCTCGCGGACGGTGCCACGGGCACCAACCTCTTCAATATGGGGCTGAGTTCGGGCGACGCGCCCGAGATGTGGAATGTCGAGCATCCCGACCGGATCGAAAAGCTTTACGCCATGGCCGTGGATGCGGGCAGCGACCTGTTCCTGACCAACTCGTTCGGCGGCAACGCGGCGCGGCTGAAGCTGCACGGCGCGCAGAAGCGGGCGCGTGAACTGAGCCGTGTCTCGGCCGAGATCGGGCGCGAGGTGGCCGACCGCCGCGACCGCGCGGTGGTGGTGGCCGGGTCCGTCGGCCCCACCGGCGAGATCATGGCACCGATGGGCAGCCTGACCCACGATTTGGCGGTGGAAATCTTTCACGAACAGGCCGAGGGGCTGAAGGAAGGCGGCGCGGATGTGCTGTGGCTGGAGACGATCAGCGCCCCCGAGGAATACGAGGCCGCCGCAGAGGCGTTCAAGCTGGCCGACATGCCGTGGTGCGGCACGATGAGTTTCGACACCGCAGGGCGTACGATGATGGGCCTGACCTCGGCCGACATGGCGGTGATGGTCGAAAAGCTGGATCACAAGCCGCTGGCCTTTGGCGCAAATTGCGGTGTGGGCGCGTCGGACCTGATGCGCACGGTGCTGGGATTCGTGGCGCAGGGTACCGAGCGGCCGATCGTGGCCAAGGGCAACGCGGGCATACCGAAATACGTGGATGGGCATATTCATTACAATGGCACGCCCGACCTGATGGCCGACTACGCCGTGCTGGCGCGTGATGCAGGTGCGACGATCATCGGCGGCTGCTGCGGCACCATGCCGGAACACCTGTCGAAAATGCGCGAGGCGCTTGAGACGCGGCCGCGCGGCGACCGCCCGACGCTGGAGCAGATCACCGAAGCCCTGGGCGCGTTTTCCTCGGCCGTCGACGGCACCGAAGACGACAGCGGCGACACGCCCCAGCCAACGCGGCGCAACCGCCGGCGGCGCGGTTGA
- a CDS encoding ATP-binding protein codes for MARGFFSSEDRNGRTLGWRARLALLTLVALAIGVVAVTNSLLTDRFTENTRNRAELRLALYSGNLLSELRQNAIVPQLLARDPALISALDAGNFTQSSQRLITFNEEIEAASLTLLDADGRVVAATDRARIGQSARDAPYFVDTLRSRDNIFTIVQDETGAFRFFYSRRVDSNQTLAGMIVVEINLQKFERAWAGISDAVLVTDSQGRIILATEPRWRGLTEEAALTREPPSSAIFRAIQATTDWSSLPPDAYVEGEAVMRVEGRVAFRGWRIASFTTYASVRDKVNGVLALEIMIFAILLALAFYFLNRKTAARASLFQRESAELRALNARLQREIAERQRVQENLAVAEQTLQQSSKLAVLGEMSAAVSHELNQPLAAMKTYLAGARLLLSRNRPDEAVSSFQRIDDLIERMGAITKQLKSYARQDGNRFQPVNMGDAIYSALALMEPQLRERKVDITRTMPEDAVWVMGDRVRIEQVIINLLRNAMDATQNEAEARIDILLAAGETAVLTVRDNGSGIADIDNLFEPFYTTKQPGDGVGLGLAISSGIVNDLGGRLTARNAANGGAVFEMQLPILTEDAQPDATRAAE; via the coding sequence ATGGCCAGGGGGTTTTTCTCAAGCGAGGACAGGAACGGGCGCACGCTGGGCTGGCGGGCGCGGCTGGCGCTTTTGACGCTGGTGGCGCTGGCGATCGGGGTCGTCGCCGTCACCAACAGCCTGCTGACCGACCGCTTTACCGAAAACACCCGCAACCGGGCCGAATTGCGCCTTGCGCTTTACTCCGGCAATCTGCTGTCCGAGCTGCGCCAGAACGCCATCGTGCCGCAGCTTCTGGCCCGCGACCCCGCGCTCATCAGCGCGCTTGACGCGGGCAACTTTACCCAGTCATCCCAGCGCCTTATCACCTTCAACGAAGAGATCGAGGCCGCCTCGCTGACGCTTCTGGATGCCGACGGACGGGTCGTGGCCGCCACCGACCGCGCCCGCATTGGCCAGTCCGCCCGCGACGCGCCCTATTTCGTCGACACCCTGCGCAGCCGCGACAACATCTTCACCATTGTGCAGGACGAAACCGGCGCCTTCCGCTTCTTCTATTCGCGCCGCGTGGACAGCAACCAGACGCTGGCCGGCATGATCGTGGTAGAGATCAACCTGCAAAAGTTCGAACGCGCTTGGGCCGGCATTTCCGACGCCGTGCTGGTCACCGACTCGCAAGGCCGCATCATTCTTGCGACCGAGCCGCGCTGGCGCGGGCTGACCGAAGAGGCCGCGCTCACCCGCGAGCCGCCCAGCTCCGCCATCTTCCGCGCCATCCAGGCCACCACCGACTGGTCCAGCCTGCCGCCCGACGCCTATGTCGAGGGCGAGGCGGTGATGCGGGTCGAGGGCAGGGTGGCCTTCCGCGGCTGGCGCATCGCGTCCTTCACCACCTACGCCTCGGTGCGCGACAAGGTGAACGGCGTGCTGGCGCTGGAAATCATGATCTTCGCCATCCTCTTGGCGCTGGCCTTCTATTTCCTCAACCGCAAGACGGCGGCGCGCGCCTCGCTCTTTCAGCGCGAGTCGGCGGAGCTTCGCGCATTGAACGCGCGCCTGCAGCGGGAAATCGCCGAACGCCAAAGGGTGCAGGAGAACCTCGCGGTGGCCGAACAGACCCTCCAGCAAAGCTCCAAGCTGGCCGTCCTGGGCGAGATGTCGGCGGCGGTCAGCCACGAGCTGAACCAGCCCCTCGCGGCGATGAAAACCTACCTTGCCGGCGCCCGTCTTCTGCTGTCGCGGAACCGCCCCGACGAGGCCGTCAGCTCGTTCCAGCGCATCGACGACCTGATCGAGCGGATGGGCGCGATAACCAAGCAGCTGAAATCCTACGCCCGGCAGGACGGCAACCGCTTTCAGCCTGTAAACATGGGCGATGCGATCTATTCGGCGCTCGCGTTGATGGAGCCGCAGCTGCGTGAACGCAAGGTCGATATCACCCGGACCATGCCCGAGGACGCGGTCTGGGTCATGGGCGACCGGGTGCGCATCGAACAGGTCATCATCAACCTTCTGCGCAACGCCATGGATGCCACGCAAAACGAAGCCGAGGCGCGCATCGACATCCTTCTGGCCGCGGGCGAAACGGCCGTCCTCACCGTGCGCGACAACGGATCGGGCATCGCCGATATCGACAACCTGTTCGAGCCTTTCTACACCACCAAGCAGCCCGGCGACGGTGTCGGCTTGGGACTTGCCATTTCCTCGGGTATCGTAAACGACCTCGGCGGCCGTCTGACGGCGCGCAACGCCGCCAACGGGGGGGCTGTATTCGAAATGCAGCTGCCCATATTGACCGAAGACGCCCAACCGGACGCGACAAGAGCAGCGGAGTAA
- a CDS encoding phosphatidylglycerol lysyltransferase domain-containing protein produces the protein MSSRVLRVAWPGATGWVRLSLPLFLGVACIWVLMRQVDEGAFAGLGEVMAQLSAWQWAGAVLATAVSFAALGQYDVILHKHLRTDIPARQARLSGAAAIAIGQTVGMGVISGALVRWRLLPGLSLVQATKLATGVAVTFLIGLSFALGLAALLSPSDLLPAALPLFLLLLFGVSTILVFLHPRIHLRALTLRMPSLCALGAIAGLTLIDTVFAGIALWCLMPETVAMSPGALVPVYMIALGAALLSGTPGGLGPFELVLVALLPQVPDTELLCAIVAFRLVYYALPAILAGIVLIRPLPEGLRPGTIKRALHESDLAGPAQAEAGLCRQSGAEVLALGTLRLPVIRPGQTLCMLFGPLSAPGAAGPRHALALMRAHATRESLIPLIYKADARLAATARARGWQALHVADDMVLRPADFSTEGSAFRQLRRKLRRAAQSGVTVARDTTPPWAAMREIDAAWQARQGTARGMTMGRFCPGYLSHQAVFLARRDEQVVGFASFHMGRRDWCLDLMRAGDDAPEGTMHALIATVVAEARQAGVAQLSLAALPPAHGPLARLAERFAPASGLAQFKLSFAARRVPRYALGRSRIGLWLGLLDLWLAIRRPNARAGERGAAGERGATVADDTPVQEDDDDYGFARARNV, from the coding sequence ATGTCATCACGGGTGTTGCGCGTCGCGTGGCCGGGCGCGACGGGCTGGGTGCGTCTTTCCCTGCCGTTATTTCTTGGCGTGGCCTGCATCTGGGTCCTGATGCGGCAGGTCGACGAGGGTGCTTTTGCAGGGCTGGGCGAGGTCATGGCGCAGTTGTCGGCCTGGCAATGGGCGGGCGCGGTGCTGGCGACCGCCGTCAGCTTTGCCGCGCTGGGCCAGTATGACGTGATCCTGCACAAGCACCTGCGCACCGATATCCCGGCGCGACAGGCGCGGCTGAGCGGAGCGGCGGCCATCGCGATCGGGCAGACCGTGGGGATGGGCGTGATCTCGGGCGCGCTGGTGCGCTGGCGCTTGCTGCCGGGACTGAGCCTCGTGCAGGCCACGAAACTTGCGACCGGCGTGGCGGTAACCTTTCTGATCGGGCTGAGTTTCGCGCTGGGCCTGGCCGCGCTGCTGTCGCCGTCGGACCTGTTGCCGGCCGCCCTTCCCCTGTTCCTGCTTTTGTTGTTTGGTGTCAGCACGATACTCGTCTTTCTTCACCCCCGCATCCACCTGCGGGCCCTGACCTTGCGAATGCCGAGCCTTTGTGCGCTGGGAGCCATCGCGGGATTGACGCTGATAGACACGGTTTTTGCCGGGATCGCGCTGTGGTGCCTGATGCCCGAGACGGTCGCGATGTCCCCTGGCGCGCTCGTGCCTGTTTACATGATCGCGCTTGGCGCGGCGCTTCTGAGCGGGACGCCGGGCGGGCTGGGGCCGTTCGAGCTGGTGCTGGTGGCCTTGCTGCCGCAGGTGCCCGATACCGAGCTTCTGTGCGCCATTGTCGCCTTCCGGCTGGTCTATTACGCCCTGCCCGCGATTCTGGCCGGGATTGTGCTGATCCGGCCCCTGCCCGAGGGCCTGCGCCCCGGCACCATCAAGCGTGCATTACACGAATCCGATCTTGCCGGGCCGGCGCAGGCCGAGGCGGGTTTGTGCCGCCAGAGCGGCGCGGAAGTGCTGGCGCTGGGCACGCTACGCCTGCCGGTGATCCGGCCCGGGCAGACGCTGTGCATGTTGTTCGGCCCCCTGTCCGCGCCCGGCGCGGCGGGCCCGCGCCACGCGCTGGCGCTGATGCGGGCCCATGCCACGCGCGAGTCGTTGATACCGCTGATTTACAAAGCTGATGCGCGGCTCGCCGCGACCGCCAGGGCCCGCGGATGGCAGGCGCTGCACGTGGCCGACGACATGGTTCTGCGCCCGGCCGATTTCAGCACCGAGGGCAGCGCCTTTCGCCAGCTCAGGCGCAAGCTGCGCCGAGCTGCGCAATCCGGGGTGACGGTGGCGCGGGACACGACCCCGCCCTGGGCGGCGATGCGCGAAATCGACGCCGCCTGGCAAGCCCGGCAAGGCACGGCGCGGGGCATGACCATGGGCCGGTTCTGCCCCGGTTACCTGAGCCATCAGGCGGTGTTTCTGGCCCGGCGCGACGAACAAGTCGTCGGGTTCGCCAGTTTTCACATGGGGCGGCGCGACTGGTGCCTCGATCTGATGCGGGCGGGCGATGACGCGCCGGAGGGCACGATGCATGCCCTGATCGCGACAGTCGTGGCCGAGGCCCGGCAGGCGGGGGTCGCTCAGCTGTCGCTGGCCGCCCTGCCCCCGGCGCACGGCCCGCTGGCACGGCTGGCGGAGCGTTTCGCGCCCGCGTCGGGCCTGGCGCAGTTCAAGCTCAGCTTTGCCGCCCGGCGGGTGCCACGCTACGCATTGGGCCGCAGCCGGATCGGGCTTTGGCTGGGCCTGCTGGACCTGTGGCTGGCGATCCGCCGCCCCAACGCACGCGCCGGTGAGCGCGGTGCCGCGGGTGAGCGCGGTGCCACGGTGGCGGATGATACGCCGGTTCAAGAAGATGATGACGATTATGGGTTTGCGCGCGCGCGGAATGTATGA
- the purC gene encoding phosphoribosylaminoimidazolesuccinocarboxamide synthase — protein MARRKKIYEGKAKTLFEGPEPGTIVQYFKDDATAFNAEKKDVIEGKGVLNNMLSEYFMMGLTNVGIPNHFLKRINMREQLVRSCEIIPLEVIVRNYAAGSMAKRLGMDEGTQLPRPIVEYCLKDDALGDPLVTEEHIAAFGWATQQDMDDILSLALRVNDFLSGVMYGVGIKLVDFKIEIGRVYDGDFMRLIVADEISPDSCRLWDIETGQKLDKDVFRRDLGSLTDAYTEVAKRLGVMPKTNTPVTKPTLIN, from the coding sequence ATGGCGCGGCGCAAGAAAATCTACGAAGGCAAGGCGAAAACCCTGTTCGAGGGCCCCGAACCGGGCACCATCGTGCAGTATTTCAAGGACGACGCCACCGCTTTCAACGCGGAAAAGAAGGACGTCATCGAAGGCAAGGGCGTGCTGAACAACATGCTCTCGGAATACTTCATGATGGGTCTGACGAATGTCGGCATCCCGAACCACTTCCTCAAACGCATCAACATGCGCGAACAACTGGTTCGCTCCTGCGAGATCATCCCGCTGGAAGTGATCGTGCGCAACTATGCCGCCGGGTCGATGGCCAAGCGGCTTGGCATGGACGAGGGCACACAGCTGCCGCGCCCGATCGTGGAATACTGCCTGAAGGACGATGCTCTGGGCGATCCGCTGGTCACCGAAGAGCATATCGCCGCCTTCGGCTGGGCCACCCAGCAGGATATGGACGATATCCTTTCGCTCGCCCTGCGTGTCAACGACTTCCTTTCCGGGGTCATGTACGGCGTCGGCATCAAGCTGGTGGATTTCAAGATCGAGATCGGCCGCGTCTATGACGGCGATTTCATGCGCCTGATCGTGGCCGACGAGATTTCGCCCGACAGCTGCCGGCTGTGGGACATCGAGACCGGGCAGAAGCTCGACAAGGACGTGTTCCGCCGCGACCTGGGCTCGCTGACCGACGCCTATACCGAGGTGGCCAAGCGCCTGGGCGTCATGCCCAAGACGAACACGCCCGTGACCAAACCGACGCTGATCAACTAA
- a CDS encoding DUF1476 domain-containing protein: protein MSTFDDRENAFENKYAHDEEMKFKAEARRNKLLGLWAAEILGKTGDDADAYAKEVVLSDFEEAGHEDVVRKVAGDLGDMADADTIRSKMDELLRVAQEQIMKET from the coding sequence ATGAGCACCTTCGACGATCGTGAAAACGCATTTGAGAACAAGTATGCCCACGACGAGGAAATGAAATTCAAGGCCGAGGCGCGGCGCAACAAGCTGCTGGGCCTGTGGGCGGCGGAGATCCTGGGCAAGACCGGCGACGATGCGGACGCCTATGCCAAGGAGGTCGTGCTGTCGGATTTCGAGGAAGCCGGGCACGAGGACGTGGTGCGCAAGGTCGCGGGCGATCTGGGCGACATGGCCGATGCCGACACGATCCGCTCGAAGATGGACGAGCTCTTGCGCGTGGCGCAGGAACAGATCATGAAGGAAACCTGA